Sequence from the Thermodesulfobacteriota bacterium genome:
TGCTGTGGGATAAACGTCAATTGATTTTCTGTAGTATTCTTCTGCAGAGTCAAAATCATTAACCATCTGGAATTCATACGCTCTTTGAAAAAGCTTTATTGCTAGAGTTAAATAGTCTTTCTCTGACATTTATGAATTTAGGTATATATCAATATTTCTCATTTTATCACCCGCGAATTATTTAGTCAAAGGACTCCTCTAGAGGAAATATCAATAGATCGGAGAAGTATTTAAGTCACACTCCGGCTGTTCATAATCAACCATTTCTTTTATAGTTGAATTATCGCTGCAGAGCGGGCACTTTGGGTCTCTTTTTACGTTTAGTTCAAGGATGTTCATGTTTAATGTATTGAATATAAGCAGTCTCCCCGAAAGGGTACGTCCGATTTGAAGGATTTCTTTCAGTGTTTCCAAGGCCTGGATCGTGCCAATCATTCCAGCAACGGCGCCGAGTATGCCTTCCTCTTGGCAGGTTGGTATCATGCCCGCAGGTGGGATTTCAGGATAGAGGCAGCGATAGCAGGGACCACCGCATTGTGGTTTAAATACTGATACCTGACCTTCGAAGCGGAGTATCGCTCCGGAAACCAGGGTCTTTTTCTCAAAGTAGCATGCATCGTTTACAAGGTAGCGCGTTGGAAAATTATCAGAACCGTCCAGAATGATGTCGTATCCCTTAATTATCTCTCTGATGTTGTTTTTTTTGATCGATTCTTCGTAGATGATTACGTTTACGTCAGGATTGAGTTTTTGTAATTTTTCCCGTGCGGATACTGTTTTCGGTCTTCCTATATCATCTGTATAGTGAAGAACCTGTCTCTGGAGATTGGTTATATCTACCTGGTCGGAGTCTGCAATCCCGATAGTACCGACACCCGCTGCGGCAAGGTAAAGTGCGATTGGAGAACCCAGACCCCCAGCACCAATGCAAAATACCCTTGATCTTAGAAGCCTTTCCTGACCCACTCCACCAATTTCAGGAAGTAATATATTCCTGCTATATCTATATATCTGGTCCTCAGTCAGTTCGATATGAAACTCGTCATTTTTCATCGATCAAATCAATTCCCTTTTCTTTAAAAGTTAAAACAGAATCATCGAGTAACCAGGCCCGTCCATCATTGTATTTGCCTTTGTTGATTGATAATATGATATAAATCCACTCGGGCCATGCACGAGATCTGTCAAACTCTGAAGGCATAGATGGATGATCCGGATGTGAGTGGTATATGCCCAGGATCTCAAGCCTCTTCTTTCTTGCCCAGTCGTCTGCTTCATGAAAAGACGCGGGATCTAATTCGTAACGATCACGTGTTCTTTCTTCGTTCAAATTTCTACACTGTTTATAGTCCGTAATTTTACCATTTTTACCAATCAGGACCCCGCACACCTCGTTTGGATATCCTGATTCAGCGTGTTTTATCAATTCCAAATATGTAGATTTTATGATCTTTACCACCATATACCTCCGCTGAGGTATCTGTAACCGCTGTCGGGCAGTATCGTGACCAGAACTCCCTCATCTAATCTCTTCGCATACTCCAGCGTGGCATGAATGACCGCACCTCCTGAGTGTCCCACAAATATCCCCTCCATTTTAAGCAATTCTTTCATAACCCTGTATGAATCTTCTGTTGGTACATACAGTCGTTCATCAGGAAAGATCGGATCAAATATCCCGGGAACTATTGATGTTGCCATGTGCTTCAAACCTTCCAGTCCATGAAGGGATTCAGCGGGTTCAATCGATATGACCTTTATATTGGGGTTATATTCTCTTAATCTTTTACCTGTACCCATTAGTGTTCCGCTGGTTCCGATCCCCGAGAGAAAGTGGGTGACCCTTCCACGTGTTTGTTGCAAGATTTCCGGTCCAGTAGATTCATAATGGGAGATCGGATTTAAAGGGTTATTGTACTGATCGGGCATAAAATATTTTTCTGGGTTTTCGGCTCTCAATTTCTGAGCTAGCTTAATTGCACCATCTGAGCCCTCAAGGGGATTTGAATAGATTATTCTGGATCCAAATGCCTCTAGCGTTTTCTTTCTCTCTATATTTATGTTTTCAGGCGTAACCAGCTCAACCCTGTAACCAAGTGCTGCCCCAAGCATTGCATAAGAAATAGCTGTGTTGCCAGATGATGAGTCCATAATAACTTTGTCTTTGGTTAATTTGCCAGAACGGATTCCGTCTAGGATCATCCAAAGTGCAGGGCGATCTTTTACGGAGCCTCCTGGGTTAAACCATTCGGCCTTTGCGTAAATCTCAACATCTGAATTAAGATGCTCTGTAATTTTCCCGAGCCTGATTAGTGGCGTGTTTCCAATCAAATCAATTACAGAGTCTGCCCTTTTTATTCCGAGAGTGGTTTGATTTGTTTTTGTTAATGGGGAATCCATTAGCGACGCTCAATTAGGATTGTGTAGAAATCACCTTTTTGACGAATTTCCAGGATCCTATGCCCCTCTTCCTTTACACTTCTTGGGACATTGGTTAAGGGTTCTCCGTCTCTCAGGATCACTTCTAAAATCTGTCCAGAGCGTAAGGTATCGAGTTTTAGTTTTGTTTTTACAAATGTCATCGGACAAATTTCTTTAGTTATATCAATTGTTTGATCCGCGAGTATTGTGTTCATGCTGTATAAGATCGGATAAATTAAGAATATTTATCCTTTTAGGTTACCACAAAATAGGGAAGAGACAAATAGCTATAAGTCAACAAAATTATAATGATCAGATGAGGTTGAGGTGCGGTATTAATTGGATTCAGTCAGATGAAATTCTTAACATCTTTCGTACTATTGCCACGTTTCAACCAGGATATGATAGATTCAAAAATAAGCTTTCCGTCTTTTCCACCGAGAACTTCTTCACAGCATCTTTCAGGGTGTGGCATCATACCTAGAATATTGCCTTGTGAATTTAATATTCCAGCAATGTTTTCAACAGATCCATTTGGGTTTGATTCCGAATCTACGAGCCCTTCTTGATCACAGTACTTAAAAGCAATTAGAGAATTTCCCTTCAGGTACTTAATATCATCGTGACCAGCGTAATAATTGCCCTCTGCGTGCGCTATAGGTATTTTCAATACGTCTCCTCTATGAAAGATATGAGTAAACGGGCTTATGTTGTTTTCAATACGAATGTTAACCCATTTGCATATAAACTTTGTTGAGGAATTCTTAATAAACGCACCGGGAAGTAGCCTTGCCTCGACTAGAATTTGAAACCCATTGCAAATTCCTATTATTAGTTTTCCTGTTTTAGCGAACTTCTTTACCTCCTTCATTATGTTAGAGAAACTTGCTATGGCACCCGTTCGTAGGTAATCTCCATATGAAAACCCTCCAGGCACTATTAAGCAATCGAAACCATCCAAAGATTTACTGTCATGCCATACATACTCACATCTTTGGTCAAATACGTGCTTTATCGCATGATAGCAGTCATGATCGCAGTTTGAGCCGGGGAAAACGATTATTCCAAAGTTTGCCATTAGTTAGTCTATGCCCTTCGATATGATTATCAATATATGTTTGACTAGTGAATTCCCTGTAGCTTGCTACAGGGTTTCCCCTCGCCTGTCATTTGAACACATTCGTCTTACTCAGTGCAGGCTCCGTGAAGCAATCTCATTTCTAGATTGCTTCGTCCCCTTCGATCCTTCGATAAACTCAGGACTCAGGGTTCCTCGCAGCAACTGAGACTTTCAGTTTCTATTATGATACCATGCAGCTTGCTGCAGGGTCATTCATTCGAAATTCTCTCAAATCAAGGAGACGATATTCGGGAGTCTGAATTAATGTTTCTCAGTAAGCTTAAATCCTCCTTTGAGGGTTTCGTTCCGAACAATCATTTAATGCTAATAATGAAATCTTCAATCACAGGATTTGCCAGAAGCTTATCACACATTTCTTCAACTAGTCCTTTAACGTTTTCTTTGTCAGTGTTTCTTACCGTCATTTCGATCAACTTTCCGACTCTGGTTTCTATCACTTCATTATAACCCAGTTTATGAAGAGCTGACAGCACGGCTTTTCCTTGTGGGTCTAACACCACAGACTTTAGCTTTACTTCGACTTTGACTTTAAAATCCTTCATTTTTTTGCCCTTGGTTTCGCCACTACGTTGTTTTGTTTACCTTCTTGTCATTAACGCTTCAATGATCCTTTCCAGATCATCTATGGAATAGTATTCGATTTCGATTTTGCCCTTGCCATTCCTGTCAATGATCCTGATCTGAGTCCCCAATACTTTCTTCAGTTCTTCTGTAATATTGTTAAGAAAGGGGTCAATGTAATTTTGCTTTTTATCAGCTCCCGGCTCTTTAATTAGACCCTGTACGAGTTTTTCTGTCTGTCTCACCGAGAGTTTATTTCTTCTTATTAGGTCAAGAATCTCTAGTGCCTTACTTTGTGATTCTATGCTCAGGATTGCCCTCGCGTGTCCTGCACTGATTTCTCCCTCCTTTATTGCCTGTTTTACCCGCTCAGGGAGCTTGAGAAGTCTAATCTGATTTGTTATTGTAGATCTATCCTTTCCTATTCTTTTTGAGATCTCCTCGTGGGTTAATCCAAAATCTCCAATGAGCTGCTCATACGCAATTGCCTCGTCTATGGGGTTTAAATCTTCCCTTTGAAGATTCTCAATCAACGCTAGTTCCAGGATCTCACTGTCAGAAGCATCCTTGAGGATGATTGGAATTTTTTTAAGACCAGCTTTTTGAGCCGCTCTCCAGCGTCGTTCACCTGCGATTATTTCGTAGCTATCCCCGATCTTCCTTCCTACTAGCGGCTGTATGATTCCCTTTTCTTTGATTGATGATGCCAGCTCGTCGATACCATCTTCGTCAAATTCTTTTCTCGGCTGGTAGGCATTTGGTTTAATTTGATCTATATCGGCAAGAATATATCCATTTACCTCCTTATCGGTTGGGATCAGGGCGTCGAGTCCTCTACCCAAAGTGACTTTCTTCAACCTTTTCACCTCCATGCCTTGCTATGATCTCTCGGGCAAGGGAGATATAGCTCTCGGCTCCGACGGATTTACTATCATACAATAAGACTGGTTTTCCGTGGCTTGGTGATTCCGCAAGCCTGACATTCCTAGGAATTCGTGTTTGAAACACTCGCTCTTTGAAGTAGTCAATCACCTCGTTTGCAACTACATGACATATTTTGTTTCTTGGATCGAACATTGTTAAAAGATAACCTTCGATTTCAAGATTCGGATTTAGTCTCTGATTGATCAGTGAAATTGTTCTCTTAAGCTGTCCAAGTCCTTCCATAGCATAGTACTCGCATTGAACCGGTATGATAACAGAATCGGCAGCGGTAAGGGCATTTACTGTTAGTAAACTAAGTGATGGTGGACTGTCAATGAATATGTAGTCGTATTCGTTTACTATTGGTTCAATAACGTCTTTCAGTCTCCATTCACGTCTTTCGACGTATATTAGCTCAATCTCTGCTCCCGTAAGGGAAGAATTTGAGGGTGTGACACTAAGGTAGTCTTTTAGGATTTGATGTTCTAATTCGATTATGGTTTCTCTGATGCTAACCTCACCAATTATCGCATTATAGATGCTTTTCCCAACCTTCTCCTTATCAATACCAACACCACTTGTAGCATTACCCTGCGGGTCGAAATCAATAAAGATGGATTTCTTATGGGCAGCAGCAAGAGAGGCTGAAAGATTTACGACCGTAGTTGTCTTCCCCACGCCACCCTTTTGATTTGCGACACATATTATTTTCCCCATGTTGATGGTTTCCGTATGATTTCAACGGACTGGCTGAAACTGTTATATAAAATTAAAGCAGTTGATCAATTTAAACTTAAGAATGTTATTTTTTGTCGTAGACCCAATATACGACGCATTCTTGAAAACAACCCTAATTGTGAACCTTCCAAAAATATCACTATGATCAGGCAAATTAAATTTATTTTTAATATCATATTATCCACTCCTATCTTATTCCGCAATACTCGGATCGTGATGACTGTGACAATATAAAGGCTTTTTCATGGTTGGAGTATCGCCGTTTACGGAATTAGCTCTGGGTCCTTACTTAATGTGGAAATTATAGGAAAAGAAAAATATCGTTTATATCCACTTTCTGAGATCATTGGAATAAATCTCTGCTGTTTGGATTACATTTCGCGCATGCGTTAGAAATATTTGTAATAAGTTTAAGTCATTACAGTACCGAAAAATGACAAACTGGATTAATTTTAGTTAAGAGCACTACGGTAGAATTATTTAAAAGAAATATGCTTTCATCAGACCATGAGATTCAACAAACACCTAGTCTCATAGTCACGAGTCTTGCGGGGACACTATAGTCTGTGAATACTGAACAGTAGTAAGGGGCTGGATGTACCTTTTATTGAATGAAATATTAGTGTATCTTTTCTCCACGTTTTTCATCGCAGACTCAAGTAAATTTAATGAACTTCGAGAAAAAGCATAAGCGTGATTGTTCAGGAAAATAGTAAATTTGAGGCAGTATAGCATGTGAGTCATTTGCCGATCGGTATGCAGGATTGATGATTATAAGTCTGAAAAATCTTGTCAATCGATTCAGATCATATCGAAAATAAGAATCTAATTTTTGGTTTCTGAGTGCAAATGCTCGTTTTGAATTTGGCTGTTAGTTCTAAGTAGCAGGATAGGAATCAGCGAATAATTGATTGATATGTTGAAAAGGATCTCAATAACACTATTTGCGTTTAATTTTATTTTTTCTGGACTGGCATATTCGGCTTCTGGGTTTATGGATTCATACATTAATTCACCTTCCTCGGGTGCTAAAGAGATCGCTGACGCGGGAGACTTAAA
This genomic interval carries:
- the moeB gene encoding molybdopterin-synthase adenylyltransferase MoeB, producing MKNDEFHIELTEDQIYRYSRNILLPEIGGVGQERLLRSRVFCIGAGGLGSPIALYLAAAGVGTIGIADSDQVDITNLQRQVLHYTDDIGRPKTVSAREKLQKLNPDVNVIIYEESIKKNNIREIIKGYDIILDGSDNFPTRYLVNDACYFEKKTLVSGAILRFEGQVSVFKPQCGGPCYRCLYPEIPPAGMIPTCQEEGILGAVAGMIGTIQALETLKEILQIGRTLSGRLLIFNTLNMNILELNVKRDPKCPLCSDNSTIKEMVDYEQPECDLNTSPIY
- a CDS encoding M67 family metallopeptidase, whose amino-acid sequence is MVVKIIKSTYLELIKHAESGYPNEVCGVLIGKNGKITDYKQCRNLNEERTRDRYELDPASFHEADDWARKKRLEILGIYHSHPDHPSMPSEFDRSRAWPEWIYIILSINKGKYNDGRAWLLDDSVLTFKEKGIDLIDEK
- a CDS encoding PLP-dependent cysteine synthase family protein: MDSPLTKTNQTTLGIKRADSVIDLIGNTPLIRLGKITEHLNSDVEIYAKAEWFNPGGSVKDRPALWMILDGIRSGKLTKDKVIMDSSSGNTAISYAMLGAALGYRVELVTPENINIERKKTLEAFGSRIIYSNPLEGSDGAIKLAQKLRAENPEKYFMPDQYNNPLNPISHYESTGPEILQQTRGRVTHFLSGIGTSGTLMGTGKRLREYNPNIKVISIEPAESLHGLEGLKHMATSIVPGIFDPIFPDERLYVPTEDSYRVMKELLKMEGIFVGHSGGAVIHATLEYAKRLDEGVLVTILPDSGYRYLSGGIWW
- a CDS encoding sulfurtransferase TusA family protein, producing MNTILADQTIDITKEICPMTFVKTKLKLDTLRSGQILEVILRDGEPLTNVPRSVKEEGHRILEIRQKGDFYTILIERR
- the purQ gene encoding phosphoribosylformylglycinamidine synthase subunit PurQ, translated to MANFGIIVFPGSNCDHDCYHAIKHVFDQRCEYVWHDSKSLDGFDCLIVPGGFSYGDYLRTGAIASFSNIMKEVKKFAKTGKLIIGICNGFQILVEARLLPGAFIKNSSTKFICKWVNIRIENNISPFTHIFHRGDVLKIPIAHAEGNYYAGHDDIKYLKGNSLIAFKYCDQEGLVDSESNPNGSVENIAGILNSQGNILGMMPHPERCCEEVLGGKDGKLIFESIISWLKRGNSTKDVKNFI
- the purS gene encoding phosphoribosylformylglycinamidine synthase subunit PurS, whose product is MKDFKVKVEVKLKSVVLDPQGKAVLSALHKLGYNEVIETRVGKLIEMTVRNTDKENVKGLVEEMCDKLLANPVIEDFIISIK
- a CDS encoding ParB/RepB/Spo0J family partition protein — translated: MKRLKKVTLGRGLDALIPTDKEVNGYILADIDQIKPNAYQPRKEFDEDGIDELASSIKEKGIIQPLVGRKIGDSYEIIAGERRWRAAQKAGLKKIPIILKDASDSEILELALIENLQREDLNPIDEAIAYEQLIGDFGLTHEEISKRIGKDRSTITNQIRLLKLPERVKQAIKEGEISAGHARAILSIESQSKALEILDLIRRNKLSVRQTEKLVQGLIKEPGADKKQNYIDPFLNNITEELKKVLGTQIRIIDRNGKGKIEIEYYSIDDLERIIEALMTRR
- a CDS encoding AAA family ATPase, with the translated sequence MGKIICVANQKGGVGKTTTVVNLSASLAAAHKKSIFIDFDPQGNATSGVGIDKEKVGKSIYNAIIGEVSIRETIIELEHQILKDYLSVTPSNSSLTGAEIELIYVERREWRLKDVIEPIVNEYDYIFIDSPPSLSLLTVNALTAADSVIIPVQCEYYAMEGLGQLKRTISLINQRLNPNLEIEGYLLTMFDPRNKICHVVANEVIDYFKERVFQTRIPRNVRLAESPSHGKPVLLYDSKSVGAESYISLAREIIARHGGEKVEESHFG